A genomic segment from Saprospiraceae bacterium encodes:
- the brxL gene encoding BREX system Lon protease-like protein BrxL: protein MDALDNKLNEVFPGRVVRKDLVHQIKKAANVPSFVLEFLLSKYCATDDPDEIEEGKKAVLEVVERNYVRADEANKAQSMVQQKGRHKFIDKIHVKYKESERRHWAAMENFGSSRIAINEKFYKENDKLLEGGIWAEITLAHNEVEEDKYAFYIEDLKPIQLSKFDQHKYFEGRAKFTRDEWIDVVLRSVGLNPEILDNLPGELINRFPSGLRLKLHFLARLIPLVQNNFNYIELGPRGTGKSYFYSEFSPYSTLLSGGQASTATLLYNNQRRKVGAVGFWDNIGFDEVGNMKIRDSDTIQIMKDYMANGRFSRGQEVSANASFSFVGNIDHSIDQLVNSYDHDLFITLPKALDLAVQDRFFFFLPGWEIPKMDNKFFSTNYGLITDYMAEAFHYMFKHNNDYFDIVNRRLKLGAAVEGRDELAIKKTVIALLKIIHPIGEPSEEHFNDIVEYAIEGRRRVKEQMNKRKPDDEFAALDLSFFKADGTEVIVYCPESRNAHASQDPRKERETVKDVVKAEVAEVVREEEASILPDKLVEKKVQVHYGDVGYGYDSFFGPYLKGAKEIMLEDPYVRKKHQISNFVRFCETIVKISEAKKIQLVTNFENAFQKEEMEKYFLQLKDSLAENDIEFVWSYSDKLHDRFIITDHGWTIQMGRGLHYFQSLEGDYFKIGAHDMDLRPCLLTSFDFYRNDKS from the coding sequence ATGGATGCATTAGACAATAAGCTAAATGAAGTATTCCCTGGCAGGGTGGTGAGAAAAGACCTCGTACACCAAATAAAGAAGGCAGCCAATGTACCGTCATTTGTGCTAGAGTTTCTGTTGTCTAAATATTGTGCTACCGATGATCCTGATGAGATAGAAGAAGGTAAAAAAGCTGTCCTGGAAGTTGTAGAAAGAAACTATGTGCGGGCAGATGAAGCAAACAAAGCTCAATCGATGGTCCAGCAAAAAGGACGACATAAGTTTATTGATAAGATACATGTAAAATATAAAGAGAGTGAAAGGCGGCATTGGGCTGCTATGGAGAACTTCGGGTCTAGTCGAATTGCCATAAATGAAAAATTCTATAAGGAAAACGATAAACTATTGGAAGGTGGCATTTGGGCGGAGATAACCCTAGCCCATAATGAAGTGGAAGAAGACAAATATGCTTTTTACATTGAGGATTTAAAACCAATTCAGTTATCGAAGTTTGATCAGCATAAATATTTTGAAGGAAGAGCTAAATTTACCAGAGATGAATGGATTGATGTCGTGTTACGTAGCGTTGGACTCAACCCTGAAATATTGGATAATTTACCTGGTGAATTAATAAATAGATTTCCATCCGGTCTTAGACTAAAACTTCATTTTTTAGCTCGGCTAATTCCCCTGGTTCAGAACAATTTTAATTATATAGAGCTTGGTCCAAGAGGTACTGGCAAATCCTACTTCTATTCTGAGTTCTCCCCCTACTCTACCTTACTATCTGGTGGACAAGCAAGTACAGCTACTTTACTTTATAATAACCAAAGAAGGAAAGTGGGGGCAGTTGGCTTCTGGGATAATATTGGTTTTGATGAAGTAGGAAATATGAAAATCAGAGACTCTGATACGATACAGATTATGAAAGACTACATGGCCAATGGTCGATTTTCAAGAGGACAAGAAGTATCGGCCAATGCGAGTTTTTCATTTGTAGGGAATATAGATCACTCTATTGATCAACTGGTCAACTCTTATGACCATGATCTTTTCATAACCTTACCTAAAGCACTTGACTTAGCGGTTCAGGATCGATTCTTTTTCTTTCTCCCTGGTTGGGAAATACCCAAGATGGATAACAAGTTTTTCTCCACAAACTATGGCCTCATAACTGATTATATGGCGGAGGCATTTCATTATATGTTCAAGCACAATAATGATTATTTTGATATTGTAAATAGACGACTAAAACTAGGCGCAGCAGTGGAGGGAAGAGATGAATTAGCCATCAAGAAAACGGTTATCGCATTACTTAAAATTATCCATCCTATTGGTGAACCATCAGAAGAACATTTTAACGATATCGTTGAATACGCCATAGAGGGAAGACGCAGAGTAAAAGAACAAATGAATAAACGCAAACCAGATGATGAGTTTGCAGCATTGGACCTATCCTTTTTTAAAGCAGATGGGACGGAGGTAATTGTGTACTGTCCAGAAAGTAGAAATGCTCATGCAAGTCAAGACCCAAGGAAGGAAAGAGAAACTGTAAAAGATGTTGTGAAAGCAGAGGTTGCTGAAGTAGTTAGAGAGGAGGAGGCTTCTATTCTACCGGATAAGCTTGTTGAAAAGAAAGTACAAGTCCATTATGGTGATGTTGGTTATGGATATGACTCCTTCTTTGGTCCCTATTTAAAAGGGGCAAAAGAAATCATGCTAGAAGATCCATACGTGAGAAAAAAACACCAAATTTCCAATTTTGTACGGTTTTGTGAAACGATAGTAAAGATCAGTGAGGCCAAAAAAATCCAGCTTGTTACAAATTTTGAAAATGCATTTCAGAAAGAAGAAATGGAAAAGTACTTTCTGCAATTGAAAGATAGTCTTGCCGAAAACGATATTGAATTTGTATGGTCCTATAGTGATAAATTACATGATCGGTTCATAATCACAGATCATGGCTGGACGATACAGATGGGAAGAGGTCTACACTATTTCCAATCATTAGAAGGTGACTATTTTAAGATTGGAGCCCATGACATGGATTTAAGACCTTGTTTATTGACTAGCTTTGATTTTTATCGGAATGATAAAAGTTAA
- a CDS encoding PglZ domain-containing protein — protein MIKEYIKDYFSQKLERKQSLVVYDKKLFYKELVNEIASDDIHVFDASENAVLAREEALAYWISELANSADKKMIVYVPFDRSIEEDDKVTDPYIIFSSGGAIFPDEAIDNYKEICLSALPDKSEKIAELFSTDSWPSFALIDALVDGNNYPVLKSLLGASSEAEILETILFPSPELVGILTKEKSWVKEIKQWASSILGYTIKGRSLDSISKELWSITLYSEFLYDLPDSVQIPESLAQVHKVSPNAKQLIFKVASSLRKNREAEEYYVKYAKEVSEELNLAVLFSKENDLGKVNTFSFEDSTFFNQFIKHLQNQEIQEAERIINNSSHSIWTIHDEERASSWLIAEKAIEIVSFINDSEPLIKKLTDLNVIIKWYAEKGYKLDALHREFEKTLSSVLTEDDSLKVIAKQIRAIYAAFTESIQKRFQSYFKEQGLQSIKSLHNLDLFEKKVKPFIKQAKKTAYILVDALRYELAKSLVERLERADFDLKIEPAIAFTPTVTKYGMAALMPDARKKLNLKIKSNKLEPFFDDSPINTRLLRESLTKAIYGDKSAWYWESDILSDDFDKDKDLFFITTMEIDNAGENLPDNALLLIEESMKKILKTCVKLRASGIEEFIIAADHGFVLTDSYKAGNNAPKPPGEWALNKPRCVVGTGSADHNHVSFTAAELGIKCEVDSFLYLKNYATYARGLKYFHEGLSLQECVTPCISFRAQKSSANPKIEVYLSYKGKDNGVITTRRPSVTIDSSSEGLLFGDPMDVSIEVLAGEKIVGKISSSSDVDSTTGFLEVIPGQNDKFTIVMDDDYEGEFTVYAKVPSTGLVLSQITLKTDYL, from the coding sequence ATGATCAAAGAATACATAAAAGATTATTTCAGTCAGAAACTCGAAAGGAAACAATCCTTAGTAGTATATGATAAAAAGCTATTCTATAAAGAATTAGTAAACGAAATAGCTAGTGACGATATACATGTCTTTGATGCATCTGAGAATGCTGTTTTGGCAAGGGAAGAAGCCTTAGCATATTGGATAAGTGAGCTAGCGAACTCAGCTGATAAAAAAATGATCGTTTATGTTCCTTTTGACCGTTCGATAGAAGAGGATGATAAAGTAACAGATCCTTATATTATATTTTCTAGTGGTGGCGCTATTTTCCCTGATGAGGCCATTGATAATTATAAAGAGATTTGTTTATCAGCACTTCCTGATAAATCAGAAAAGATAGCAGAATTATTTTCTACAGATTCTTGGCCTTCATTTGCCCTGATTGATGCCCTGGTAGATGGAAATAACTACCCTGTACTTAAATCATTGCTTGGTGCTTCTTCCGAAGCAGAAATATTGGAGACTATATTATTCCCTTCTCCTGAGCTAGTAGGAATACTCACGAAAGAAAAATCCTGGGTAAAGGAAATTAAGCAATGGGCCTCCAGTATATTAGGATATACCATCAAAGGTCGGAGCCTGGATTCGATCAGCAAAGAATTGTGGTCAATAACCCTGTACAGCGAGTTCCTTTATGATCTTCCAGATTCAGTCCAAATACCGGAATCCCTGGCTCAAGTGCATAAGGTATCACCTAATGCTAAACAATTAATCTTTAAAGTAGCCTCCTCATTAAGAAAAAACAGAGAAGCAGAAGAGTATTATGTCAAATATGCTAAAGAGGTCAGTGAAGAATTGAATTTGGCTGTGCTGTTTAGTAAAGAAAATGATTTAGGAAAGGTCAATACTTTTTCCTTTGAGGATTCCACTTTTTTCAATCAGTTCATTAAACATCTTCAAAATCAAGAAATACAGGAAGCCGAGCGGATCATTAATAATTCCAGCCACTCCATCTGGACGATACATGATGAGGAAAGAGCTTCCTCCTGGTTGATCGCAGAAAAGGCAATAGAGATCGTATCTTTTATAAACGACTCGGAGCCATTAATAAAAAAACTAACGGACCTAAATGTCATTATCAAATGGTATGCTGAAAAAGGATATAAGTTGGATGCGCTGCATAGAGAGTTTGAAAAAACGCTGTCTTCAGTCCTGACAGAAGATGACTCTTTAAAAGTAATCGCAAAACAAATCAGAGCTATTTATGCTGCCTTTACCGAAAGCATACAAAAGCGCTTTCAATCCTATTTTAAAGAACAAGGTTTACAGAGTATTAAATCTCTTCACAACTTAGATTTATTTGAAAAGAAGGTAAAACCTTTTATCAAGCAAGCGAAAAAGACCGCTTACATACTCGTAGATGCATTAAGATACGAACTGGCTAAAAGCTTGGTTGAAAGATTAGAGCGAGCAGACTTTGATTTAAAAATAGAACCTGCAATTGCTTTTACTCCTACTGTTACCAAATATGGGATGGCAGCACTAATGCCTGATGCTAGGAAAAAACTAAATCTAAAAATAAAATCTAATAAACTCGAACCATTCTTTGATGATTCACCGATCAATACAAGACTGTTACGAGAGTCATTAACAAAAGCCATCTATGGGGATAAGTCAGCCTGGTATTGGGAATCTGATATACTCAGTGATGATTTTGATAAAGACAAGGATCTATTTTTTATCACCACGATGGAAATAGATAATGCTGGTGAGAATTTACCAGATAATGCACTGTTACTTATTGAGGAATCAATGAAAAAGATCCTTAAAACTTGTGTGAAGTTAAGAGCATCCGGAATTGAAGAATTCATCATCGCTGCGGATCACGGTTTTGTTTTGACAGATAGTTACAAAGCGGGTAACAATGCACCAAAGCCACCAGGAGAATGGGCGCTCAATAAGCCTCGTTGTGTAGTAGGAACAGGATCAGCAGACCATAATCATGTGTCCTTTACTGCGGCCGAATTAGGTATCAAATGTGAAGTGGATAGTTTTCTATATCTAAAGAATTACGCAACTTACGCTAGAGGTTTGAAATATTTCCATGAAGGCCTTTCCTTGCAAGAATGTGTCACTCCGTGTATATCGTTCCGGGCACAAAAGTCTTCTGCGAATCCAAAGATAGAAGTATATCTATCCTATAAAGGGAAGGATAATGGCGTGATAACGACAAGAAGACCGTCAGTAACCATTGATTCCTCTTCTGAAGGATTATTATTTGGAGACCCTATGGATGTTTCCATTGAGGTGTTGGCTGGTGAAAAGATTGTAGGAAAAATATCTTCTTCATCCGATGTAGATTCAACTACAGGTTTCCTGGAAGTTATCCCAGGCCAAAATGATAAATTTACCATTGTAATGGATGATGACTATGAGGGTGAATTTACGGTTTATGCTAAAGTCCCATCGACCGGCTTGGTGCTTTCTCAAATTACTTTAAAAACGGATTACCTATAA